The Thermococcus alcaliphilus genome includes the window CTATCTCTTCCCACGGAACTTCAACATAAGTAGTTGGATCCGCTTTGAAAAGAAGGTCACTGTCCTCTATTCCCTGAAATCCTGGAATTGAAGAGCCATCAAAGGATATTCCATCAGTAACTGCTTCTTCATACCTTTCAATTGGAACCTCCATCCCCTTTGGAACCCCGTTTATATCAACAAAAATCAACTGTAAGAATTTAGGTTTGTTTGAATCATGCTTGATAATGGATTTAATTTCGTTCATTTTCACCCCACCTTTTTGATGATATTTTCAGTATTAAACATGCAAGTCTATACAATGTTTATAATATAAGTTTTTCTACTGAACTATTGGCAAAATGTCAAATGATCATAGTCGTATCATATATATGTCTAAAAATCGCTGTGTTGAATGAAGAATTTGACTTATTGTTGTCAAAAATATCCCAAAGAAAGTTTTTTATTCTCCTCTAGAAAGAATACCAACATGCCTAAAGAAGACGAGATAATCCAAAAAGAACTCTCACGGTTAAATTTCCACTTACCCAAAAGCAGAAAGAGCCTCAAAACTCTCCTCGAAGAAGACGACCCTAAAGTACAGCTTAGAGACGGCCAGTTCCATTTTTTTAAGAAAGATGAACTGAAGTATCTTAGCACTTTACTTGATAGCAACGAATACAAGTCTCTTTATCTCCCTATAATACTTGAGATTACTCCGACGTGGCATGGCTACTTTAGGGTTAGGGGAAAAACTGCAGTCAAAGTTATTGAAAAAATACTCGGAACATATGACCTCTTGGAAGAAAAAAGTGAAGTGATACTTCCCCGTTATTTTATTCCAGAAATTCGAAAAAAGTTACCTACAACAACAACCTACGCATTTATAGTAGAGTAAGTCGGAGGGATAAAAATGGATGAAAACAAAATTCTGCTCCATTATTACATGTTCACAATTCCCCAAATAACAGTTTTTGCTGGAGCAATACTGGGTATACTTCTCATTTTACACGTTGATGTGAAGAAAGCACTCGGAATATTTGCTACTTTTTATGGGGTTTTACTTATCATAATAGCTGCACTAGTTAGAAACCAGTTTTCAAAGTTGCCGTTATACCGAATAAGTTTATTGTTTTTTACAATATTCGCACTCTTAGGCATCTTATTGCTTATAATGTGAAACTTTATATTTATCGAATTACAAATTATCTAGGGGAAGAGTTATGAAGAAGCTCATCGCAGCCATCACAACATTATTAGTGTTCTCTTCCTTAGTGTCTTCCCAATACCTATTTTTCTCAACACTGGAAGGCAACATCATTGTAGTCTCTGGGGACTATAGGGAAGGAACCCTTACCATTGTGAACAATGGAGACAGGGAGTTTCAAGTAGTAAGTTATAGGAGATATTACACAGTCGATGAAAACAATAGAGAAGTTTCTGGAATTAAACTTGAGATCTACAAATCCACAGGGGAACTCGTATCTCCCGGAGTTCTATATACATATTGGAAAGCTGGAGAAACAAGAACTTTAAGATACAAGATCTATGTCAATGAAAGTGTAAAACCAGGTAAATATACCCTCTTCATAGTACTTTGGGGATTTTCAGGATCAGGGGAGATAAGCATTATCACGGTTCCCGTTTCGCTTGAGGTTACGGATATCCCACTGATATTTAAAGAAACTGTTGTGCAAATAAAAGGTCGCGGTGCCTTAACTTTTCACGTATTAAATGGAGAAACATTGGAAATACACTCTACAGTTTATAACCTCAAAAATTCCCCTGTGTTTGTAAAAGGAAGTGTATACCTAGAAAGGGATGGGAATCAGTATCTCAAAAAAGACATAGCGGTAAACTTAACTCCGGGAGAAAACTTAGTTCAGGCAAACATTTCAATTCCCTATGAATTTCCTTCTGGCCACTACAAGCTGATATATACCCTTACGTATTCAAAAGGAACATATTTGTTCTCAAAAGATTTCTACATATCCTTTGGAGTTGATCTAGTGGAAATTTCCCTAGAAAAAATCCAAATAATGGAAGATGAGTCAAACACCGTATATCTTACGATATTATCCGAGAGATTTATCCCAGTAAATCTCAGCATTGAAGTGTATGAAGCCAACAATGAGCATATATACAACCAAACCAAGGAGATCACACTTAATAAAGGAAGTAATATTGCGAAAATACACCTACCTCCGCTACCTCCAGGTAACAAGAAAATAATAGGGAAGATATCTTTTGGGGATATAGAACTCGACCAGGGTTCTTCCAGCTACGATGTATTGGCATACCCAAAGATTGAGAAGGTCTCCTACCAAAAGCTTTCTCTAGCTCCAGATAAAGGACAGGTTAAGTTTTTAGTAGAAATCAGTAACAAAAACCCCCACGAGATAAAGGGAATCCTATCCTACAGCTTTTTTGGCACTAACGGTACGATATTAAAAGGCTCCAGAGATCTTGTATTACTTCCAGGGGACAATGAGGTAGAATTTACTGTAGAAGTCCCTCTGGGAGAGATAGGATACGAAATTTCTCTGGAAAGTAGGGGGAAAGAGCAGAAGGTTAATGGAAAATTAAAACTGGAGCTTCCAAGTCCTACAACTACCTCTTCAACTCAAAGCTCTTCTTCATTAACAAGCTCTTCCACCAGCTCCATTCCCCCCAAAGAAACTTCAACAAAATACTATGTTATTGCAATAGCATTGCTTATACTGCTTTTCCTGCTTCTGTTTGGCTACTACTCAAGATCCAAAAAGCCAAGGAGAAAAAGAGAGCGACCCAAACCAAAGAGGAAATCTCCATTAGGTAAGTTCAGGAAACCAAAAAAGCCGGAGGTTAAAGAGTATAGAGAACTACCCAAAAAATGACCAAATCTTTATAATTTCTTTTCTTTAATTTTAACACGGTGAGGGGGCTGGGGCCCTCGGGTATTTGACCCGAGGAAGTTCCGCCCACCGCACCGGGGCCGCGGTGCCGCAAGGCACCTCCCGGAAGGGAGGGCAACGGCGCAGAAATGACACGTCCCTCGGGAAATGTGGATGAAAGCGGTGAAGGTTCCCGGCGACGGGAGCCGAGTTAACCCGCAGACAATCCCGAGGGGAGCGGTGAAACGGCCGTCCCGCGGGGTGCAAGGCCAAGATAGGGGCTATGAGTTCCCGGTGTGAGCCCCGTGGTAGGCCGCTCAGTCGAATGCCCCTTAATACAGAAGGCGGGCTATAGCCCCCTCACCTCATTTTTAAATCCAAAATAGAAGCCATCAAAATTAGGGTTCCTCCAATTATTGTTCTTGCAGTGGGCACTTCTCCAAGAATTAGCAGTGCATAGACAACTGCACTCAAAGGATCGATATAGCTTAAAAGGGCTGCCTCATTTGCTTCTACTTCCTTAAGACCATCCATATAAATTAGGAGAGCAAATGCAGTATGAACTATCGCAATAATCCCAACAACAGATAAGGAGTAAGTAGAGACCTTTAATCCATCAAAAAACCCTACTAACGGAAAAAGAACTAACATAGCAAAAAAGAGCTGAAAAAACGTTAAATATGAGCTTTCGATGTCCTTTAGGTATCTGCCTAAGATAGTTACACCGGCATAAAATAAAGCTCCTAAAAATGCAAAAATTATTCCCAGAAAATCTTTGCTTTTAAGGGAAATCTCCCCTTGTATTCCTATTATAAACGCTCCTAGAAAGGCTATTAATATAAGAATAACTCTTTTTATTGTTATATCCTCTTTAAGAAATGTCGCGGACAGTATAACAACTATTACCGGAGCTAAATAATAAATGAGTGTTGCTTTTGCAATGTCCGTGTACAAAACGGCCGAAAAGAAAAACACCCAGTTTAATCCAAGCACGGCTCCTAATAGAAATACCAAATGCACTTTGGGTTTTATTTTTGAGAACGCTTTTTTGATCCATCTAGAATCATTAAGAGTATAGAAAAACAAAAAGATAAAGCTACCTAAAAGCACCCTATAAAACGCCAATTTTAAGCCGTTTAGATTTGAATACCTAGCAAAAATTCCCACACTTCCCCATATAGCCATAGAGACTATTATTTTAGCCCGTCCGGAGATCATAAATTGTCCCCCGTACTCTCCTTCCATACCTCGTACGCTTCTTTGACCTCTTTTTCTCTAAACTTAGGAACGGCATTTTTAAAGGGATCAAAGGACTCTAGATCTTTCTCACGGTTCCCTATATATGTGGCAATGAGACCTACCTTCGAATGAAGAGAGGAAGGCAAACGAAGAATCCTCTTTACGTCAACAGTTACCCTCCCATCAAAATATGCTTTTGAAAATGTTGTAGATAAACTAAACAATCTTAAAAGGGTCTTGTATCCAACCCCCTGTGGAAAGGCTGTCAATAGGGCTTTTCTTGCAAAATTCTCATAGATCTCATCCCTGTTCTCCATTATCATGCTGATTTGTTTCTTATTCAGACCAATATTCCTTAGATGGTACTCAGAGATTCTCTTAATAAAATAACCAAACCTCAATCTAAAGACCCTATAATAGCCCGAAGACAACAATATTTTTCTTTCCTGAATATCTTCGAAAGTAATTTCTTCAGCACTGGAAATATAGCTCAAAATTCTTTCTCTAGCTTTTGAATCTAATTCAAGAGCCCAATCATCTAAAACCCTAATATGATAGCCTCTCCCAGAATAAACAACATGGATGTTCTCAAATCCAAAGTCTTCTCTTAGAATAACGAGAGTGTCCTTGGCTAATTCCTTGGCATCTTCAAGACATATCGGGCATACCATTCCCGCTTCGTGATTACACCTCTTCAAGGGAAGATCCTTTGCATCTATGTCAAAAACCAGTTCCGCCCCGAGCCAGCCACTCATATTTTTTGGATCACTATACAGTGCCACGCTAGAATAGATTGAATAGGGAGCCGTAATTTTTACATAATCTTCCAGGTCTTTAACATCTTGAAATACATTTTTTCTGTCATTGGGGCCTTCACCGGTATGATCGAATCCGAACTCCCTATTTTCCAAGGTATCCAAAATAAACTTTGGGATTTTCTTTGAGTCCCATTCTTTTGAATAGTACTTTACCCTCTCCTCTTTGCTGACTTCCCTAAATAGAGTGCTCATTCTCTTCACCTTCACTCTTTTTCTTACTCAAATACAGCCTCCTGAGGTAGTAGGTCAATGGATTTTTGATGTACCTACAGTCTTTATCTGGCTTGCAGAGCTGAGGAGCACTAGAGCGTATTTTTTCACAATTAGGGGGGAAATACCATGTTGAATTTCCACTGTCCTCTAAACTCGGCTCCAGTGTATAACCAAAACCTAGGTGATACCATATGTTCTTAATCTCATTCGGCTGATCCTGAAAGAGGGGCGGCTTACATCTATTGCCTGCCTGAATTATCAAAGGTAGAATCTCTTCTTTTATTACCTTTAGATCCTTAACGCAGTCTTTTACTTTAACGTCCCTTTTAGGAGGGTTAGGGCATATTCTAGCATAGCTCAAGAAGGAAGTCAGCAATACAGTTATAGCATAGTTCCTCAATCCGCTTGGAACTCCACCTAGGGCTATTTTAACACATGGAGGAAAGAGATCAAAACGCAAAGGCTGAGCTGTGGTGCTGAATTTCTCAACTCTCTCTTTAAAGTATTCCCGAGCAAGCTCACTTAGCCTAGAATAAAGTTCTACGTAATAGTGAGGCAACTCTTCTCTAATATCATAAAGAATGTTAACAGCTTTTTCGAGGTTTTTCTCAAAGCTCTTCTTCCATAGCTCAATCACTTGCGCTTTATTTAAATACACATACCCATTTCTTATGTAAAAATCTTTAAGAGACCCTTCATTCAAGGAAAGAAATTCTTTCAGAGGTATCTTGTACTTGAGGATTATTTTATCCTTTTCTTCGGGGGGCAATTCTTCATGGAGGATTTTTTCAATTATTGTCTTATCCCTCTTTGGAATCTCATTTTCTGATGGTTTTTCTAATGGAAGTGCGAGCTCCTCAAAGTTCTCTGATAATGCTATCTTTGTTAGATATATCTTCAAGTTTGCCTCTTTAACCAGTTCCATCTCCACACCATAGGGAGAAAATGCCAAAGCGCCTAAAAGAGCATAAAAGCTTATCAAATCCTTCCAATCATTCAAAGTTAACAGATAATCTGGGATTCTACCAGTATTCACCCACCGAACTCTTTCTAGAGCCAATTCTATGTCCAGATAGTTGGGAATAATCTCAAGTAGCTCGTTAATGGTATCAAATTCATTCAACAACTCTTGGGCTCGTCTCCCGAATGGATCTAACATTGGCTCACCTTTTAGAATACTGTCCGTTTCACAATAAAACTCTTTTGTTGGTAAATCATCGTAAAGGTTTATCAACTTGTTAGAAATTTTACAATGTCATAGGCATAGGCAGGCATGAATATCCAAAAACCTTATATTTTAAAGGGTAGTAAATTTAATAGACGAATAAAGAGTGTGAAGTATGCTAATAAGGGTGATTCACTATGATAGACGATTTTTCCAGGAGAAGGGTAAAAAGCGGAATCCCAGGATTTGATGATTTAATTGGAGGGGGATTCTCCGAAGAATCAACTGTCCTTATCACAGGTAGCACCGGAACCGGAAAAACTACTTTTGTAGCTCAATATATATACAAAGGCGCAGAAGAATATGGAGAGCCGGGAGTTTTAGTAACCTTGGAAGAGAGAGCAAAGGATATCAGGAGAGAAATGGCACAGTTTGGATGGGACTTCAAAAAATACGAAAAGGAAGGATTAATAGCAATTGTAGATGGTGTTAGTGCAATTTCTGGAATACCTTCCGAAGAGAGATTTGTTTTGGAAGATAGGATTAACGTAGATAACTTTTTGAGATACATATATCGGGTCGTTAAGGCAATAAACGCGAAGAGACTTGCTATCGATTCTATCCCCTCTATAGCCTTTAGACTTCAGGACGAGAGAGACATTAGGGGAGTTCTCCTAAAGTTAAACACAATTCTTCTCGAGATGGGCGTCACAACGCTCCTCACTACAGAGGCACCAGATCCAAAAGCTGGAAGAATAAGCAGGTATGGAATAGAGGAATATATTGCAAAAGGTGTTGTTATTCTCGATCTTCAAGAGAAAAATATAGAGCTTAAACGTTATCTTCTAATCAGAAAAATGAGGGGAACCAGGCATTCTATGAGAAAGTATCCTTTTGAGATAACCAATCGTGGAGTTGTTGTATATCCCAGTGGTGAAATCTATTGAAAGGAGGGGCTACATTGAATCTAGAGTTAGGTTTTTCACCCCAAGGAGAAATAGAAGAAAGGGTAGAACGAGTTCCCACAGGTATAATCGACTCCTTATTGATGGGGGGAATACCAAAAGGCAGTGTTGTTTTGTTAATTGGAGATCCAAAATCAGGTAAAACTACTTTTATAACCCAGTTTATGTATAATCAGCTTATCTCTGGGGCGAATGTTATAGGGCTTCTCGTTGATGTTTCCAGATATGAATTCATAAGCAATGCACTAGATTTTGGATGGGGATTAATGGGATATTTAAATGACAAGCTCTATATCCTCGATGCGTACACCCAAAGACTACGGGGTGGGCCAAAATTCTCATTTACGGAGGAGGTAATACCAGATATTAGGGATACTTCCCAAGTAATAGACGTTATAAAAGATTTAACCACCAAGATAATTCTAAACAATCCCCATGTTGATAATCCTCCAGTAATTGGAGCAGTTTCGTCTTTAACCCCTATGTTCTTTGAAACCGAAGAGAAGCAAATATATAAGTTCTTGGAGGATTTAAAAGCATTCGCCCATAAAAACAAGCAAGTGTGGATACTAGAAATGAACTCAGGAGTAGAGGAGCCCCACGTTGAAACAATAATTAAGGCAATAGTGGATGGAATTATAGAGATGAAGTTATTTGAGGAAGGAAAGACTTTGAGAAGGTATTTAAGAGTCTACGGAATGAGAAGAACACGTCATGTGCTTTCTTGGATTCCTTATGAGATAACAGAGAAAGGAATTGTACTGCAGAACCAAAATTTGTAGGCACTATTTGAATACCCCCTCATCCATAAAATTTTTTAACCCTATCCTCATTACTATCAATCATGATTAAAATAACAAAACTTGAGATAGTTTTAATAGCAACCTCTATTCTCTCTATTTTGTTACTTTACCTAATAGGAGCAGAGGCTAGCAGTCCAGTATCATTAGAAAAAGCAGAGAAAGGCAACCTAATAAACTTTACAGGCATTTGTGTTTACTCGCAAAAGGACTTTAGTGTCCTATACAATAGAAACGACACGATCATCCTATACAAGACTCTGAAAATGGACAAAAGTTACAAAGTTATAGGTAAACTCCTTGATGAATCAAAACGCACTGTAGAAGCTTTAGAAATACATGAGGTTCCTCATAATGCCTTGAACTTAGAGTCACTTGAAGGAGCATTCTGGAAAGATTCCTCGTGTTATATTTTAACACCTCAGAGAATCAAACTAAGCAAGTGCTTAAATGTCACCAAAGGAGAAAAGGTCAAGGTTTATGGGCTTTTCTATGGAGATAGGTTCCATGTTGTTGATTACATCCCTAAGGGGCTTTTGAAAATGCCCGTAAATGGAATGCCCTTTAGAATTAGAGGAGTTGTAATTCGAAATATAACTCCGACAACAATATGGAACGGAAGTGAGGAAATTAATGCATACCTACCCTACAAAACCAAGCTAGAACTTGGCGATGAAGTTGAGATAACGGGAATTGCAAGGCTTTACTCCACACTCACTATCTATGTCAATTCTCCCAGCGATGTAAAAGTCATTGGAAAGGCAAAGACTGTGCCTGTTGGAAAAGAGACAATTGGGGAGATAGCACATGGAGTGTGCCAGGTCACAAAAGATGGTATTGCCTTAGGCCTAAACTGTACAGAACTGAAACTGTATGGATTCTCGGCTGACTTTGGGGACATCATAGAGTTCTACAGCATAAGAAGGAAAAATTCCTTATATTGTATCAGATGTATGATCAAAATTCCGAGAGAAGAGCTCCCAAATTCAATTTGTAATCCAATCTCTGGCATTCCACTAAAAATACAGGGAAAAGTGGCATGGATAAAAAGATATAAAAACGGATTTGGGCTCGCTAACGTTACCAACGAAAACTGCTGGATACTAGTTAAGTTACCTAAATCTCTAGGAGTCCATCCTGAAGTCAATGAAACACTTACAGCTTTTGGTTTCTATACTACATATCGGGGAGCACCTGCTTTTGAAATACCCTCAAGGGATGACGTATGCTTAGGTGGGTCATGTTAGGTATTTTATTTGGTACAATAACAGGCATTACACCGGCTTTGCATGTTAACACCCTAGCTTCTATTGTTGGAAGTTTTCTGACTTCTTCAGGAGACTTTTCGTATGTGGTACTCCTTTATTCAATGGGGTTAACGCACACGTTCTTGGATGCATTTCCATCAACATTCTTTGGCATTCCAGAAGAAGAAACAGCAATAAGTGTTCTTCCAGCCCACAAACTTGCTCTTCAAGGGCGAGGTCTTGAAGTTATAAACATATCTTTAAAAGCGAGTCTTTTAGCTGCAATATTCTCTGTTCTTCTAGCATTTCCCTACGTTTTATTGGCAAAACATTACACAACTTTTCTTGGGAAGGTTGCTGTGTTTCTACTAGCCTTCTTTCTCATAATCACCGAAAAAGGTGTGAAACGGATATATGCCCTTCTAATTTTTATCCTTTCTGGAATCTTTGGGCTTGTTGTTGATAGGCTTTCTCTTAGAGAGCCATATTTTCATGTTTTTGTTGGACTATTTGGAGTTCCTGCAATATTATTTTCCCTGAATAATAGCCAAAAGATTGAGATAGAGGACTCAAAAATTCAGATGCCAAAAAAGAAGTTTTTAAAATTCTCATTTATTGGAACATTTTTTGGAATGTTAGCTTCGCTTTTACCAACCTTCACATCCTCTCAAGCTGCGCTCTTAGGGAGTTTTCTCTCAAAAGATGAACGTACATTTTTAACAATAGCATTCTCAGTCAACACATCAAATTTCATTTTCAGTCTCATAAATTTTTACGCAACTGGAAAAACCAGAAACGGTATCTTAGTTTTAATTAAAGATACTTACTACCCTCTAAGCTCTGAAGAGCTACTAATTCTGCTGCTTGTAACTGTAATAACCAGCAATATTGCCAATCTCTACGGTGTAAGGCTCTCAAAGATAATTGGAAGGGCAATATCAAAAATCAACTATACAACACTAAATTCAGGAGTGCTACTTTTTATAATAGCCGCATCTCTTTACTTCGACGGGCTACTTGGATTAATGGTCCTTTTAACAGCCACAATAATAGGCCTCAGTGCCACTATTTTTAAAATAAAGCGGACGATCTGTATGGGCGTTTTAATGCTTAAGATAATGGTAAGTTAAACTAGAAAAAAGTTAAAAGAACTAAAGCTCTTCCTTCTTCTCCTTTAATATCTTCTGGAATTCATTGTAATCAGTAACAACCTTAACTCCTTCAAGTGTCTCGAAATATGCTTTCTTGATTTTAATCCTCCTAACATCAGTGTATTTCATCTCTGGAGGATCGTATGAACCCGGCTCAACAACTTCGTCTTCTATCACATACGTTTTAATGTCGGGTTGCCCTATATACTTCCAAACTTCATAAAAAACCTCTGGAGCTAAATGTATTTCTCCATCCACTTCTGTATAGTCTGCCCCAATTGCATCCAGAAACTCTTTTATTACTTCTAAGTTCATAGAACTCACCCAATAGAATATATAGGGGTCAATGGTTAAATACCTATCGCCTTAACTTTGGAAGGGTGAGAAAAATGAGTAAAGTGTATGTTGATGCTCAAGCCTACAGAGCAATTGAAAAGGGAGCAATGATTGTTTTTAAAAAAGGTGTGATAAGAACAGAAGGCGAGATTAAACCGGGAGACATAGTGGAGGTTTATTCTCGAGGAGGGAAATTCTTAGGAAAAGGATTTGTCAATCCAAACTCAAATATAATGGTTCGACTAATTACAAAGGATAGAGATGTAGAGATAAACAAAGAATTGTTCAAGGAGCGCATAAGAAAGGCAAACGAATACAGAAAAAAGGTTTTAGGGTACGACAAGGCATATAGAATGGTTTACGGAGAAGCGGACTATCTGCCAGGTTTGATTGTGGATAGATTTAACGATATAGCATCTCTCCAGATTTCAAGCGCTGGAATGGAGCGGTTTAAGCTTGATGTTGCAGAAGCGATCCTTGAAGTAGAACCCGAAATCGAAACGGTTTTTGAGAAAAATACCGGAAGGTCAAGAAGAAGAGAAGGCTTACCGGAGATAGAGCGAGTCTTGCTTGGAAAAGAAAAATACCGCACGATTATCGAGGAAGGAAAAGCTAAGTTCATCGTGGATATGAGGGGCCAAAAAACCGGATTCTTTTTGGATCAAAGGGAGAATAGGATTGCCCTAGAAAAGTACATCAAAGGCGGAGAGAAGGTGCTTGATGTGTTCACATACACAGGAGGTTTTGCAATTCATGCTGCAGTTGCAGGGGCGGAGAAGGTTATTGCAGTTGATAAGTCTCCATCAGCAATAGAACAAGCAAAAGAAAACGCCAAGCTTAACGGTGTTGAAGATAAAATGGAGTTTATTGTTGGATCAGCATTTGGAGTTATGGAAAAACTACAGAAAAAAGGAGAAAAATTCGACATTGTAGTTCTAGACCCTCCTGCGTTTGTTCAGCATGAGAAAGATCTCAAAAGAGGTCTCAGAGCATACTTCAACGTAAATTATCAAGGATTAAAGCTCGTTAAAGACGGAGGTATATTAGTCACAGCTTCATGCTCCCAGCATGTTGATATGCAGATGTTTAAGGATATGATAATAGCAGCTGCGGCAAAAGCAGGGAAGTTCTTAAAGCTCATTGAACCCTACAGAACTCAGGCACCAGATCACCCAATACTAATGGCTTCAAAAGATACTGAATATCTAAAGTGTTTGTTCCTATACGTGGAAGAGATGAAATGAAATCTTTTTATTTTTGGCATCAGACCGTGGGCGTATCTTCATTGAGCATCTCAGTGGAGGTGCTTTCTCTTCATCTGCCGTATGAATTCTAAAATCCTTCAATATAAGCTTATCGTTTAAAGAATATCAGCGAGTGTCTATATCTAGTCCCCACTTTAAATCGTATATCCTGAACAAAATAACCAATGCGCTCTCCTTCTAAAATTATACTTCTCAACAAACTCTGTTTATCAGGGAGAAAAAGCGCAACCTTCCCGTTTTCCTCTAAATATTGCCATCCTTCTTTAAGAATTTTTATAGAAAAAGCCTCTCCATATTTACCCCCACCAACACCCTCCCTCTCCGTAAGAACACCTTTTGTGGGTTTTTCGTAATATGGAGGTGCAGAGAATATCACATCAAATTTTTCTCCTTTTGATATCAAACCCTCAATAATTTCCCCGTTGCTCTTTATCAGTTTTACTTTGGATTTATTTTGCTCGATATTTCTCCTAGCGTACTCAAAAAACTCATCATCTACTTCAGTTGCCCATACCTCGCAGTTAAAGAGTTTGTCTGCCATGATCGCCATTAAGGCAGAATGTCCAGTTCCTACCTCCAGAACTTTTTCTCCACCCCTTAGGAAAGTCTTTAGGAAGATGAAACGAGAAATCGGCGTTGTGATAAGCCCTCTGGGGTGATATTCAACTTCAATGCCAAAAACTGCCTTTGCAATCGCTTTGTTATATAATATTCTCGCCCTCCTGTTTGATAAATCTAATCTGCCCTTTTTATCAAGGTATCTTTCAAGCTCAGGGAAGATTTTAATTGCTTCCCTAACCGGCAGTCCGAGTCTCCTATCTTTCCATGAAGGCATGGAAGAAAGTTGGAAAAAGTATTTAAAAGCTCACCCCTTTGGGTTTGCGAGTCTTCCCATAAAGAGTATTGTATCACTTTCCCTGTCGTAAATAAGGAAGATGAACGGGTGGTCAGCCTTGAAGACTTTGGGTTTCTCAACCCCCGATGGAGCCGCCAACGTTAGTGTAACGGCGGTCGCCGCGGCCGCCTCCGTTCCGTTCTCAGCGACGCTTATGAAGCTCTTGTGGATGACTTCGCTTATCGCCAGGTTTCCATCATTAGAGATTCCCTCAAAGTCCGGTACCAGGAAGGCACTCTTCATTCCCATGTCCATGAGAACGTCTCTGAGCTTATACGAAGCCTCGAACCTGAACTTCGGCAGTGCAACTTTTACCTTTTCCTCATGCATGTTTTCCAGTATGTTCTCTACGAATTGAACGCTCAGGTTGCCTTCCACCTTTTCAAACTTCCCCTTCCTAGGCAGAATTATCAGCATGCTCAGTCTTTCGCCCTCGTAGGGAAGTTCGAGGGCCTGAAGGTCGTCGTTTTCGAAGTAGGGAAATCTTCCAGTCTGGTGCATCATAGGGACGATGACGGTCTCGTTGGGCGCGTGAAAGGTTTCATTTCTCGTGTTGCTTGCCTCAAACCTGCTGGACCAGTTTGCCTTGAAATAAATCGCGTTCGTTATCACGAGCCTCCTCATGGGGCTTAAGTCTGATACGATGTTCCTAATCCTGCCACTCGTCTGGTTCTCCACCCATGCGTTTATCTCCTTTGCAGCCCCCTGCGGGTCACCCTGGAAGTCGACCTCCCTAGCCTCCCCAAGGTAGAACTCCCCTACAACCCAGAGGTACTTTTCACTTATTGGGTGGTCCCTCTGAACCCAGAGGGCGTTGGCGCTCCTGA containing:
- a CDS encoding DUF61 family protein, whose product is MPKEDEIIQKELSRLNFHLPKSRKSLKTLLEEDDPKVQLRDGQFHFFKKDELKYLSTLLDSNEYKSLYLPIILEITPTWHGYFRVRGKTAVKVIEKILGTYDLLEEKSEVILPRYFIPEIRKKLPTTTTYAFIVE
- a CDS encoding DMT family transporter, with protein sequence MISGRAKIIVSMAIWGSVGIFARYSNLNGLKLAFYRVLLGSFIFLFFYTLNDSRWIKKAFSKIKPKVHLVFLLGAVLGLNWVFFFSAVLYTDIAKATLIYYLAPVIVVILSATFLKEDITIKRVILILIAFLGAFIIGIQGEISLKSKDFLGIIFAFLGALFYAGVTILGRYLKDIESSYLTFFQLFFAMLVLFPLVGFFDGLKVSTYSLSVVGIIAIVHTAFALLIYMDGLKEVEANEAALLSYIDPLSAVVYALLILGEVPTARTIIGGTLILMASILDLKMR
- the priS gene encoding DNA primase catalytic subunit PriS, producing the protein MSTLFREVSKEERVKYYSKEWDSKKIPKFILDTLENREFGFDHTGEGPNDRKNVFQDVKDLEDYVKITAPYSIYSSVALYSDPKNMSGWLGAELVFDIDAKDLPLKRCNHEAGMVCPICLEDAKELAKDTLVILREDFGFENIHVVYSGRGYHIRVLDDWALELDSKARERILSYISSAEEITFEDIQERKILLSSGYYRVFRLRFGYFIKRISEYHLRNIGLNKKQISMIMENRDEIYENFARKALLTAFPQGVGYKTLLRLFSLSTTFSKAYFDGRVTVDVKRILRLPSSLHSKVGLIATYIGNREKDLESFDPFKNAVPKFREKEVKEAYEVWKESTGDNL
- the priL gene encoding DNA primase large subunit PriL, coding for MLDPFGRRAQELLNEFDTINELLEIIPNYLDIELALERVRWVNTGRIPDYLLTLNDWKDLISFYALLGALAFSPYGVEMELVKEANLKIYLTKIALSENFEELALPLEKPSENEIPKRDKTIIEKILHEELPPEEKDKIILKYKIPLKEFLSLNEGSLKDFYIRNGYVYLNKAQVIELWKKSFEKNLEKAVNILYDIREELPHYYVELYSRLSELAREYFKERVEKFSTTAQPLRFDLFPPCVKIALGGVPSGLRNYAITVLLTSFLSYARICPNPPKRDVKVKDCVKDLKVIKEEILPLIIQAGNRCKPPLFQDQPNEIKNIWYHLGFGYTLEPSLEDSGNSTWYFPPNCEKIRSSAPQLCKPDKDCRYIKNPLTYYLRRLYLSKKKSEGEENEHSI
- a CDS encoding ATPase domain-containing protein: MIDDFSRRRVKSGIPGFDDLIGGGFSEESTVLITGSTGTGKTTFVAQYIYKGAEEYGEPGVLVTLEERAKDIRREMAQFGWDFKKYEKEGLIAIVDGVSAISGIPSEERFVLEDRINVDNFLRYIYRVVKAINAKRLAIDSIPSIAFRLQDERDIRGVLLKLNTILLEMGVTTLLTTEAPDPKAGRISRYGIEEYIAKGVVILDLQEKNIELKRYLLIRKMRGTRHSMRKYPFEITNRGVVVYPSGEIY
- a CDS encoding RAD55 family ATPase, whose amino-acid sequence is MNLELGFSPQGEIEERVERVPTGIIDSLLMGGIPKGSVVLLIGDPKSGKTTFITQFMYNQLISGANVIGLLVDVSRYEFISNALDFGWGLMGYLNDKLYILDAYTQRLRGGPKFSFTEEVIPDIRDTSQVIDVIKDLTTKIILNNPHVDNPPVIGAVSSLTPMFFETEEKQIYKFLEDLKAFAHKNKQVWILEMNSGVEEPHVETIIKAIVDGIIEMKLFEEGKTLRRYLRVYGMRRTRHVLSWIPYEITEKGIVLQNQNL